Proteins from one Sphaeramia orbicularis chromosome 17, fSphaOr1.1, whole genome shotgun sequence genomic window:
- the mrpl37 gene encoding large ribosomal subunit protein mL37: MFPEAARSLKAAAPVFCQSVFWGEVRLLAVTHGGSGRLQAHRHFSISRRTAAKIQPPPRPRERVEIPGLERVTYAERMHYVPGLSKPVNPHWERDYKDPRYYKSPPVHEMVLNKEEPCYVFHQRTNILEGMTQALWLTKTQLISGLTPQLLSLAQNPANQIPDQDERVQNAIKHARFWDTTEQRPCKERYSMTLLHNLLHLCATLQASHPAVGRRVPVEKYSLAATWKRGEDLFQIRGMNGLLHTCMDPLPAASGKQEIADTAGHVLETFYPVSPTIDLQKVQVYNEEVNSTGFREDYPYPHAHTLYFHDAQDPGCKLLSDQLRAKMIMFAFGNALARAHLLYGTQPQSVLDHPVTVQAVATNGRIFQFLVFQLNSTDLSGDDGIKNQVWVDKDAELYKYAKVRPLIKKKQVVVPAGLEGYNPETFTKFLALYLNGAV, encoded by the exons ATGTTTCCAGAGGCCGCTCGGAGCCTAAAGGCCGCGGCTCCTGTCTTTTGTCAGTCCGTCTTCTGGGGGGAGGTGAGGCTGTTGGCGGTCACACATGGAGGCTCCGGCCGCCTGCAGGCCCACAGACACTTCAGCATCAGCCGGCGAACCGCAGCCAAGATCCAGCCTCCTCCCAGACCCAGGGAGCGGGTGGAGATCCCCGGACTAGAGAGGGTCACTTATGCGGAGAGGATGCACTATGTGCCGGGGCTGTCCAAGCCTGTTAACCCGCACTGGGAGAGGGACTACAAGGACCCGAGATATTACAAGTCACCCCCGGTTCATGAGATGGTCCTGAATAAAGAGGAACCGTGTTATGTGTTTCACCAGAGGACCAACATACTGGAAG gTATGACCCAGGCTCTGTGGTTAACCAAAACACAGCTGATCTCTGGTCTGACCCCTCAACTTCTTTCTCTGGCCCAGAATCCTGCCAATCAGATCCCAGATCAGGATGAACGTGTGCAGAATGCCATCAAACATGCACGTTTCTGGGACACAACAGAACAGCGGCCATGCAAGGAGAGATACAG TATGACTCTGCTGCACAACCTGCTCCATCTATGTGCAACTCTGCAGGCCAGTCACCCAGCTGTCGGACGGAGGGTTCCTGTGGAAAAGTACTCACTGGCAGCAACATGGAAAAGAG GTGAAGACCTGTTCCAGATTCGGGGTATGAACGGTTTACTCCATACCTGCATGGATCCACTCCCAGCAGCCTCTGGGAAACAGGAAATTGCTGACACTGCGGGTCACGTCCTAGAAACCTTCTACCCCGTCTCTCCCACCATTGACCTGCAGAAAGTTCAAGTGTACAATGAGGAGGTGAACAgcacag GTTTCAGGGAAGACTACCCCTATCCCCACGCCCACACTCTTTACTTCCATGATGCGCAGGATCCTGGTTGTAAACTCCTCTCAGATCAGTTAAGAGCAAAGATGATTATGTTTGCTTTTGGAAACGCCTTGGCCCGTGCACACTTACTGTATGGG actCAACCTCAGAGTGTATTGGATCATCCTGTAACAGTACAGGCGGTGGCAACCAACGGAAGAATTTTCCAGTTCTTGGTTTTCCAGCTCAACAGTACAGATCTCTCAGGAGATGACGGCATCAAGAACCAG GTTTGGGTGGATAAGGATGCTGAGCTGTACAAATACGCCAAAGTCAGACCATTAATCAAGAAGAAACAAGTGGTG GTACCGGCTGGACTGGAAGGATACAACCCTGAAACATTCACCAAGTTCCTGGCTCTGTACCTGAACGGAGCTGTGTAG